One window from the genome of Colius striatus isolate bColStr4 unplaced genomic scaffold, bColStr4.1.hap1 scaffold_34, whole genome shotgun sequence encodes:
- the LOC133629196 gene encoding DNA-(apurinic or apyrimidinic site) endonuclease-like, with protein MGNLGEYLGSEFKGLEESPTHPGIVKKKTRRAVPMCEGPPPKLENPSDPELDAEGRVLTVEFPALCIICVYVPNSGRGLGRLSFRQAWDERFCSFVSQLDRSKPVAICGDLNVAHQPLDLRNPSGNKRSPGFTREERELLGAGFLDSFRVFNPLLPNAFTFWTYLSGARARNVGWRLDYCLWSQRGRKDLCDSRIEQRAQGSDHCPVGIYLALEGAG; from the exons ATGGGGAATCTTGGGGAATATCTG GGTTCGGAATTCAAGGGCCTCGAGGAGTCCCCAACTCACCCCGGGATCGTCAAAAAAAAGACGAGGCGCGCCGTCCCGATGTGCGAGGGTCCTCCGCCGAAGCTCGAgaatccga GTGACCCCGAGCTGGACGCCGAGGGCCGCGTGCTGACAGTCGagttccctgccctgtgcaTCATCTGCGTCTACGTGCCCAACTCCGGGCGAGGCCTGGGCCGCCTGAGCTTCCGGCAGGCCTGGGACGAGCGCTTCTGCTCCTTCGTGTCCCAGCTGGACCGGTCCAAACCGGTCGCCATCTGCGGCGACCTCAACGTCGCCCACCAGCCCTTGGACCTGAGGAACCCGTCGGGGAACAAGAGGAGCCCCGGGTTCACGCGGgaggagagggagctgctgggggcggGCTTCCTCGACAGCTTCCGGGTGTTTAACCCCTTGCTGCCCAACGCCTTCACCTTCTGGACCTACCTGagcggggccagggccaggaacgtgggctggaggctggattactgcctgtggtcccagaggggcaggaaggatctGTGCGACAGCAGGATCGAGCAGCGGGCCCAGGGCAGCGACCACTGTCCCGTGGGGATCTACCTGGCGCTGGagggggcaggctga